The Peribacillus simplex genome contains a region encoding:
- a CDS encoding R2-like ligand-binding oxidase: MKRMNLTTTSRSFREDTLPFKLYQKAKKFGIWNPRDIDFSQDKEDWKSFTDIERQVLLRIISLFQGGEEAVTLDLLPLIMTIAKEGRIEEEMYLTTFLFEEAKHMEFFRYTLDQIGETGDLTVYHSDTYKSIFYEILPEAMEKLLSDQSPEALAEAATVYNMFTEGVLAETGYFGFYQTLEANKMMPGLLKGVGLLKKDESRHIAYGTFLLQRIISEHPHIFKQVEKRMVELSPLAITLNTEGYDQLGNPFGNDQQAILNFTMKQLTVRMEILARAKGKGIEEIYHSNEKEYGVL; encoded by the coding sequence ATGAAAAGAATGAATTTAACGACCACCAGCCGGAGTTTTAGAGAAGATACCCTACCATTTAAACTTTATCAAAAGGCAAAGAAATTCGGTATATGGAATCCTCGTGACATTGATTTCAGTCAGGATAAAGAAGATTGGAAGTCTTTTACTGATATTGAAAGGCAAGTGTTATTAAGGATCATTTCCCTTTTTCAGGGCGGAGAAGAAGCGGTGACTTTGGATTTGCTTCCCCTAATAATGACGATTGCCAAGGAAGGCAGGATTGAAGAAGAAATGTATTTAACGACATTTCTGTTCGAGGAAGCGAAGCATATGGAGTTCTTTCGTTATACATTAGATCAAATAGGTGAAACGGGTGATTTGACGGTTTATCACTCAGACACTTATAAATCGATTTTTTATGAAATATTGCCTGAAGCCATGGAGAAACTTTTATCCGATCAATCCCCTGAAGCATTGGCAGAAGCAGCCACTGTTTATAATATGTTTACCGAGGGTGTACTTGCAGAAACAGGATATTTCGGCTTTTATCAGACTCTTGAAGCTAATAAAATGATGCCTGGTTTATTAAAAGGTGTGGGTCTTTTGAAGAAGGATGAATCACGCCATATTGCTTATGGGACCTTCCTGCTGCAGAGAATCATCAGTGAACATCCACATATCTTTAAACAGGTTGAAAAGAGAATGGTGGAACTTTCGCCACTGGCCATCACATTAAATACGGAGGGATATGATCAGTTGGGTAATCCATTTGGTAATGACCAACAAGCTATATTGAATTTTACCATGAAACAATTAACAGTGCGGATGGAGATTTTAGCCAGGGCAAAAGGAAAGGGGATTGAAGAGATCTATCACAGTAACGAAAAGGAATATGGGGTTTTGTAA
- a CDS encoding helix-turn-helix transcriptional regulator: MLEETLLNHVKKISQQKDMANKSQMIVKGCVDFFSFQRASLFSYSCLTGMGEGICACTSEDTFSLHNVRENIHDIYPIHQAVIHNKPIYLTIQHAKSSIPAKYVKRFSISSLAIIPIIMNDLAIGLVLVDPIHANGPVTKNDLMKLSHYLKLAVGSTLDSAPPTYLLSKREVEVLQYLANGMGLKQMAPKMSVSEFTVRDHISSAIRKLGVNHRTEAVAVAIRHKMIM, from the coding sequence ATGCTAGAGGAAACTCTGTTGAATCATGTAAAAAAGATTTCCCAACAAAAAGATATGGCAAATAAATCACAAATGATCGTAAAGGGCTGTGTGGATTTTTTTTCATTTCAACGAGCATCTTTATTCAGTTACTCATGTTTAACAGGAATGGGTGAAGGAATATGTGCATGTACAAGTGAAGATACCTTTTCATTACATAATGTTAGAGAAAATATTCATGATATATACCCCATCCACCAAGCAGTCATCCATAACAAACCCATATACTTAACCATTCAGCATGCTAAATCCTCCATCCCTGCAAAATACGTTAAAAGATTTTCCATCTCATCATTGGCAATCATTCCGATAATTATGAATGACTTGGCCATCGGTTTAGTTTTGGTTGACCCCATTCACGCCAACGGGCCAGTTACCAAGAATGATTTAATGAAGCTTTCCCATTATTTAAAACTGGCTGTCGGTTCAACATTGGATTCCGCCCCTCCCACTTACCTTCTAAGCAAACGTGAAGTGGAGGTTCTTCAATATTTAGCCAATGGAATGGGATTAAAGCAAATGGCACCAAAAATGAGCGTTAGTGAATTTACCGTCAGAGATCATATTTCATCTGCAATCAGGAAATTGGGAGTGAATCATCGAACAGAAGCCGTCGCGGTTGCCATAAGACACAAAATGATTATGTGA
- a CDS encoding branched-chain amino acid aminotransferase, whose protein sequence is MKEHDMQITLSTTKKEKPQADQLEFGKQFTDHMFIMDYTQGQGWHDPRIVPYQPLSLEPSAMIFHYGQSVFEGLKAYATPEDEIILFRPEKNFQRLNSSNSRLCIPDIDVDFALKALKTLISVDKDWIPQAEGTSLYIRPFIIATEPYLGVSPSDKYQFIIIMSPVGSYYKEGIHPVKIAVESAFTRAVNGGTGEAKTGGNYASSLKAQEVSEKMGYAQVLWLDGVEKKYIEEVGSMNVFFKINGEIITPALNGSILPGITRDSIIELLKHWGLPVSERRISMEEVHEAYKLGQLEEAFGTGTAAVISPIGEFLWNGEEMIVQNGETGELSKKLYDTLTGVQTGKVADELNWTTKVEEKVTQ, encoded by the coding sequence ATGAAGGAACATGACATGCAAATCACGCTTAGTACAACAAAGAAAGAAAAACCACAGGCGGACCAGCTTGAGTTCGGTAAGCAGTTTACCGATCATATGTTTATTATGGATTACACACAAGGGCAAGGGTGGCATGATCCAAGAATTGTTCCTTATCAACCGCTCTCATTAGAGCCGTCAGCTATGATTTTCCACTATGGTCAATCCGTTTTTGAAGGATTGAAGGCATATGCAACACCAGAAGATGAAATTATCCTATTCCGTCCGGAAAAGAATTTCCAACGCTTAAATAGTTCAAATAGCCGATTATGCATACCGGATATCGACGTTGATTTTGCGTTGAAGGCCTTAAAGACTTTAATAAGCGTTGATAAGGATTGGATTCCCCAGGCAGAAGGGACATCTTTATATATCAGGCCATTCATTATAGCTACTGAGCCATATCTGGGAGTTTCTCCATCGGATAAATATCAGTTCATCATCATCATGTCACCAGTGGGCTCGTATTATAAAGAAGGCATCCATCCAGTTAAAATTGCAGTGGAGTCAGCTTTCACACGTGCAGTTAATGGAGGTACAGGTGAAGCCAAAACGGGCGGTAATTATGCATCGAGCCTAAAAGCCCAGGAAGTATCCGAAAAGATGGGTTATGCCCAAGTTCTTTGGTTAGACGGAGTAGAGAAAAAGTATATCGAAGAAGTTGGAAGCATGAATGTTTTCTTCAAAATTAATGGTGAAATTATCACTCCTGCTTTAAATGGAAGTATCCTTCCGGGTATTACTCGTGATTCCATTATCGAATTGCTGAAACATTGGGGTCTACCCGTGTCGGAAAGACGCATTTCGATGGAGGAAGTCCATGAAGCCTATAAATTAGGTCAATTGGAAGAGGCCTTTGGAACAGGTACAGCCGCGGTCATATCACCAATTGGTGAATTTTTGTGGAATGGTGAAGAAATGATTGTTCAAAACGGGGAAACTGGCGAACTTTCTAAAAAGCTTTATGATACACTGACAGGTGTCCAAACAGGTAAAGTCGCAGACGAGTTGAACTGGACTACGAAAGTTGAAGAAAAAGTGACTCAATGA
- a CDS encoding L-lactate MFS transporter — protein MTKNRWLIALSAIAIHLSIGGAYAYSVYKKPLVETMGWSETEVTLAFTIMMALAGTSAAFFGKFVEKNGPRKSAMVAAVLFGLGQAGSGLAVMVDSLPLYLMTYGVLSGLGMGIGYISPVSTLVKWFPDRRGLATGMAVLGFGAGALITAPVAASLMESVGIYTTYYILGAGYFILMFFGASYIAPPKANWLPEGMKKDIESGKKELKKDLRQLTAKEAVKTKHFWMLWSMKLINTSAGIMMISVASPMAQDVVGLSVAGAATLVGIMGIFNGGGRLGWAAASDYIGRPNVFVIFFIIQIGAFLLLPTTTNTLLFQGLILLVVSCYGGGFSNLPAFAGDLFGTKEIGAIHGYLLTTWSLGGVCGPMLVTAIRESTNSYIPVFYVFAALIAIAFAISIWLRLDIKKMQRQQKQGVTNTLSKIS, from the coding sequence ATGACAAAAAACAGGTGGTTAATCGCTTTATCCGCTATCGCCATTCACCTTTCCATTGGTGGTGCATACGCCTATAGCGTATACAAAAAACCATTAGTTGAGACTATGGGGTGGTCAGAAACTGAAGTAACCTTAGCATTCACAATAATGATGGCGCTTGCAGGAACTTCTGCAGCCTTCTTTGGTAAATTCGTGGAAAAAAATGGTCCAAGAAAGTCAGCTATGGTCGCAGCTGTATTATTCGGTTTAGGACAAGCCGGTTCCGGTTTGGCAGTAATGGTCGATTCACTTCCGCTTTACCTGATGACCTATGGGGTTTTAAGTGGACTTGGCATGGGGATCGGGTACATTTCACCAGTATCCACTTTGGTCAAATGGTTCCCAGATCGCAGGGGATTGGCAACAGGAATGGCAGTATTAGGATTCGGTGCCGGAGCTCTCATTACAGCCCCAGTAGCTGCAAGCCTTATGGAATCCGTTGGCATTTATACTACATATTATATTTTAGGCGCTGGCTATTTCATACTGATGTTCTTCGGTGCATCCTATATTGCACCTCCAAAGGCCAACTGGCTACCTGAAGGAATGAAAAAAGATATTGAGTCCGGTAAGAAAGAACTGAAGAAAGACCTAAGGCAATTAACTGCAAAAGAAGCGGTTAAAACTAAACACTTCTGGATGTTATGGTCCATGAAATTGATAAATACAAGTGCAGGGATCATGATGATCTCGGTAGCTTCACCGATGGCTCAAGACGTTGTCGGTCTGTCTGTAGCAGGTGCAGCAACATTAGTCGGCATAATGGGAATCTTTAATGGCGGAGGAAGACTTGGCTGGGCAGCAGCATCCGATTATATTGGACGTCCAAATGTTTTTGTCATTTTCTTCATCATTCAAATCGGAGCATTCCTTTTACTTCCAACGACTACAAATACACTATTGTTCCAAGGTCTCATCTTGCTGGTCGTAAGTTGTTATGGAGGAGGATTTTCAAATCTCCCTGCCTTTGCCGGGGATTTATTTGGAACCAAGGAAATTGGGGCCATCCACGGTTATCTTTTAACTACGTGGTCTCTAGGCGGGGTTTGCGGACCAATGTTGGTTACTGCAATCAGGGAAAGTACGAACAGTTACATCCCGGTATTCTACGTTTTCGCAGCATTAATTGCGATAGCATTCGCCATCTCCATCTGGTTGCGTCTCGACATTAAAAAAATGCAAAGACAACAGAAACAAGGAGTAACGAACACGTTAAGTAAAATATCCTAA
- a CDS encoding AI-2E family transporter → MWINKSFFKYACATILIILIIFLLGKIDYVLLPLQKIIAAMFFPIIVAGLLYYILRPVVNLLTKFIPKSASIFTVFLIIFSMIGMVSYFGSPVIVDQFQKLSENLPSKVKEFSKESEVMIEKNDFGMVNMEDIKEKAVTHLKDYSEKLIVNVNTIFSTITSILTVLVITPFILFYFLKDGDKLRPFLLKYIPNDVESEGNTILKDVDKALSTYIIGQFIISIVIGTLMYFGYLIIGLDYALVLALFAMIFTVVPFLGPLISIIPALFIALQQDIGLAVKVLIVLTVVQQVEGHLVTPNIMGKRLNIHPLTIILLLLAAGSIYGFIGILIAIPAYSVVKTIIGNFRKFYRLRKRVA, encoded by the coding sequence TTGTGGATCAATAAATCGTTTTTCAAATATGCATGCGCGACCATTTTGATCATTTTAATTATTTTTTTACTAGGTAAGATTGATTACGTTCTGCTGCCGTTACAAAAAATCATTGCTGCCATGTTTTTCCCTATTATTGTGGCTGGGCTTTTATACTATATATTACGGCCGGTCGTTAACCTGTTAACTAAATTTATCCCTAAATCAGCAAGCATCTTCACCGTTTTTTTGATTATATTTAGCATGATTGGGATGGTAAGTTACTTTGGAAGTCCTGTAATCGTGGACCAATTTCAAAAATTATCTGAAAACCTCCCCAGCAAAGTCAAGGAATTCTCTAAAGAATCTGAAGTGATGATTGAAAAAAATGATTTTGGCATGGTTAATATGGAAGATATAAAAGAAAAAGCGGTCACGCATTTGAAAGATTACTCGGAAAAACTAATAGTGAATGTCAATACTATTTTTTCCACGATCACCAGTATATTAACTGTATTGGTCATAACTCCATTCATTTTATTCTATTTCTTGAAGGATGGAGATAAATTAAGACCATTTCTATTAAAATATATACCGAACGATGTAGAATCTGAGGGGAATACGATTTTAAAAGACGTTGATAAAGCCCTTTCAACTTATATTATCGGTCAATTCATCATATCAATCGTCATTGGTACTTTGATGTATTTCGGCTACCTGATTATCGGTCTCGATTATGCACTCGTATTAGCTCTATTCGCCATGATTTTTACCGTTGTACCATTCCTTGGTCCATTAATAAGCATTATCCCTGCCCTATTCATTGCCTTACAGCAAGACATTGGGTTGGCAGTGAAAGTACTCATTGTCCTTACCGTTGTTCAACAGGTCGAAGGGCACTTGGTTACACCGAATATTATGGGAAAACGACTTAACATTCACCCACTTACCATTATCTTATTGCTGCTTGCTGCAGGATCAATATACGGTTTTATTGGCATTTTAATCGCTATCCCCGCTTATTCCGTAGTAAAAACGATTATAGGTAATTTCAGGAAATTTTATAGATTACGGAAAAGGGTTGCATAA